In Canis lupus baileyi chromosome 19, mCanLup2.hap1, whole genome shotgun sequence, the sequence AGGCCTAAGACTTATGGAGCAGGGTTGGTGAGGCCTCCCTCAGGACTAGGGACATGGCTAACCCTGGCTTTTGCCCAGCCCATCCTGCTCAGTACATCCTTGCAGTATTTTGAAATGTatagagttgtgtgtgtgtgtgtatgtgtgtgtattttttgttCCTATCATGACTTCTACAAACACCCTGTAAACCCCATCCTTCCCTGGACCCAGGCCATAGGGGCAGCAGTAAAAGGTCTCAAGCTCAGTCTGAAATTCTGGACCTGACCACCTCAATAACAatcataataaaatgaattagtCAGTATATGTTATACTAGGTGCCATAACAAAAAACTCCTAAATGTGACTGCTTAACacatcaaatgctttctctctcatatttCAATGCAAACAAGTGGGCAGCCATCTCTGGGATGAGTCAGCAGCCCAGACTCTCTTGGTCTATAACTTCACCATCCCCCGGGGCCACCTTAAATGGATTCTCTGCATCTTGCCAACCAATAAGCAAAACAAATCGCAGAAGATTTGGTGGGCCATTTTAGGGACTTAGCCTAAGAAGtagtatctatttcttttttacaaatgCCACTGGCCAGAAATAGTCACAGGACCCCAGCTAGAACCATGGACAGCAGGGGAAAAAATGCAGTTTAGCAGTACAGCCCAGGAGAGGAAAGTCGTTGAATGAGCCTCTAGCTAGTCTCTGCCACTAcgaataacaataacaataatttgTAAGGCTTTATTCTGAATCAGGCCCTGTTCTAAGAAAGTACTCTGATGGGACCAATGTCATCAGGTGGCTTCACTGGCAGTTCTGGtttaaccactttttaaaagtttgacatAACCAAGGAAAGATGAACACATGCAGAACTTCTCTcccaattccacttctaggtgtATACCCTAAAACCCCTCATACACACGAACCAGGGCATGTGTGCAAGAAAAAGTGagaagcctgacctggggctcgatcccaggacccagagatcatgacctgacctgaagtcagatgcttcacccactgaaccacccaggtgcccctgaactaaTCGTAATAATAATGCTGAGTGGGAGAAGAAGTCTTAGAAGATTACATTTATCACGAAACATTTTATAAAGTTCAAAACAGCAAAACAATATGTTGATTGGGCATGATAGGTACATGGTAATGCTCTGTTTCAAGAGAAAAAGCACTGTTCTTTAGGTCTTTGAATCTGTACAAGTCCCTGAAGTAAGTATTCCAGCCATGGGCAGTTGAGGCACAAAGAGGGTGTCACACATCAAAGCTCAAGGCTGGCCTCCAGAACTTGAACCTTTGTCTGAGTTGGGGTTACCAGACTGGGTAGGCCATGGGGTGATTGTCATCTCTCCATCTGGTCGGAAAGCCACCCACCACTCTGCTCTAGGGCTCAGCCCACCTGAATCCAGGCAGGCTCGGAGGCCGCGCTGTCCTGGGCCTGGTGCATCCACCTGCAGCCAGCACTGGGCAGGGAAGTACCGCTGGAGCAGCGACAGCTGCAGGCCATCcccactctcttcctcttcctggatCTGGAGGGCCACAATGAGCCCACAGCCCTGGCCAGGCCCAGTCCGGTGGCTGAAGTGGGCAGCTGTGTCTAGAAGCAGGGCAGCCAAGTAGGCCGCTTCTTGAGAGTCTTCCACTAGGTACTCCTCCAGGCCATCcagcagcaggagggagggggctgggcccagggcctcATGGGCAGAGCACAGAAGCTGAAGGAGTTCATGGGTTGAGGGTGGGTACTGGAAGCGTATCTTCTAAAGTgagttaaaagagaaaacactagGTTCAGCTCAGGAAGCCAGGCTCCCAGCTCCAGCTGCCCCGCTTCCCTGTATTTCCTGTGCTCGGCGCTCACACCCCACCCGGGTAGCTGGTTCCAGAGTGAAGCAGCTCAGAATTGGTGGAATACTCTTCCCTTCATCCCGTCTCCCTTTTTGGGACGGTTTCCCgaccttttttaattttctaaaaaatattttatccatttatttatgagagagagagcgagagaggcagagacacaggcagagggagaagcaagctccatgcggggagcccgatgcgggacccgatcccgcgATCCGGGATCACCCCccgagccacaggcagacgctcaacggctgagccacccaggcgtcccgctttaattttttttttttttttttttttttgatggtttcccAGTCTCAGCAACGCCTGCTCTggtcccgcccccgccctcccgtCCCGGCTCCTTCCTGACTCCGCCCCACAATGGCCGCCCCGCCTCGCTCTCCCGTCGTCCCTTCCATTGGTCTGTCTGACTGTCACTCAAGCCTTGATCCGCTCAGGTGCGAACTAGGCCGCCTCCGGTCCCACCCCTCGGTTACCTGTAGCCGCAGGGGGTCGAGCGCCGCTCCGGTCCCGCGAGGCAGGCTTTGGAGAGGCCTCCGGGTCAGGAAGAGGACGGGGCCTCGGCCCTCTCCTGCCGCTTCCAGGGCCGCCGCGAATAGCAGCGCGGTCTTTCC encodes:
- the SWSAP1 gene encoding ATPase SWSAP1 — encoded protein: MAETLRRVLNQGSSAESGEEYTAEAGPPLLLLGGPGSGKTALLFAAALEAAGEGRGPVLFLTRRPLQSLPRGTGAALDPLRLQKIRFQYPPSTHELLQLLCSAHEALGPAPSLLLLDGLEEYLVEDSQEAAYLAALLLDTAAHFSHRTGPGQGCGLIVALQIQEEEESGDGLQLSLLQRYFPAQCWLQVDAPGPGQRGLRACLDSGGLSPRAEWWVAFRPDGEMTITPWPTQSGNPNSDKGSSSGGQP